AGCACTGGATAAATCCCCTCAAATACCGCTTTTGCCAGTTCCACACTGGAATCAGAACCAATTTTATGCCCTCCAATTTCGCTGGAAGAACATCCAACCACCAAAATTTCCTGTGGTTTTAATTTTGCAATCTCCAGCAGTTCTTCTACCGCCTGACGGGCCTGGTTTTTAATTTCTTCTAACATAAAAATCCCTCCTATTCTTCATACCTTTGTTTGATGTATCCGGAATATCTTCTGGTTAACTCCTGTTCAATGGGGATAATCAGACGCATCCCCTGCTCTCTATTATCCGCAGAAGCGGTAATGCGGATTAGAGTACCATCATCCTTTGCGTATGTAGCAACAGTAGGATTGGTTAAATCCAACAGAGCAGAAATGGAGTCTGCCACTGGTGCTTCCCCTACTATTTCTGGTGGAGCTTCCTGCATACTCTTTAATTTCAAATTGACCGAAACAAATACCCGATTACTACGGGAATTTAAATATTGATGGCAACACAGTTCAAACATCGGCTGCATTTCACTTGGAGGTCCAGGAAGCAGTACAATTGTCTTGCGATTTCGTTCGATAATACAGCCCGGTGCGGTCCCAACATCATTATACAACGGAATACAGCCAGTTGGCAAATAAGCCTGTTTGGCGATGCTATCCGTCATTGCAATGTGCAGCTGCCCAATCTTTTCCTCAATCCAATGGTAAGCCTTTTGATCTTTTACCAAAGTTTTTCCGAAATACTCTGCGGCAACCTCTTTGGTCAAATCATCTTTGGTAGGCCCTAGCCCTCCGCACATCACCACCAGGTCAGCCCTGGTAAAAGCAATCTCTAAAGCCGAACGTAAACGCTGCCGGTTATCCCCCACCACCGTTTGGTAATAGACATCAATCCCTAGATGCGCCAATTTTTTAGCTAAATACTGGGCATTCGTATTACAAATATTTCCCAACAAAAGCTCTGTTCCTACACATAAAATTTCTGCCACCATCGCAATATCCTCCTTTATGAATTTGCATACTGGCTATTATATAATTCATAATAAAAGCCTTTTTTCTCTAATAATTGGGTATGGGTTCCCTGTTCCACAATATTCCCCTGATTCATCACAAGAATTTGGTCTGCATTCACAATCGTGGATAACCTATGGGCGATAACAAAACTGGTCCGCCCCTCCATCAATTTTAAAAAGGCTTTCTGAATCCGTATTTCCGTTAAAGTGTCAATTGAACTGGTAGCCTCATCCAGAATTAGCATTTCTGGGTCTGCCAACATTGCCCTAGCAATGGTGAGCAGCTGCCGCTGCCCTTGTGAGAGCTGCCCCCCTTCTTGGGAAACTACCGTATCATATCCATATTTTAAGCGGGTGATAAATCCATGGGCATGAGCGGCCTTTGCCGCCTGTTCTATTTCTTCTTGGGTAGCGTCCGGTTTTCCATAAGTCAAGTTTTCCCGGATGCTTCCACCCATCAGCCAGGTATCCTGTAACACCATGCCAAAACTTTGGCGAAGGCTGTCCCGAGTAATTCGGCGGGTATCAATTCCATCAATCAAAATCGCCCCATCCGTCACTTCATAGAACCGCATTAACAGATTAACTAGTGTGGTCTTTCCACAACCTGTTGGTCCAACAATGGCGATTGTCTGACCCGGCTTTGCCTCAAAACAAAAATCCTGAATTAATTTCTGGTCTGAACGATAAGAAAAAGAAACATGGTCAAAACAAACATGACCCTTGCAGTCATGTAACTCCATGGCATCTGGGATATCTGATGTTTGCGGTGGAGCATCAATCACCGCAAAAATGCGTTCCAACGAAGCGAAAGCCGTTTGTAGTTGAGCGGTAATGCCGGAAATCTCGTTAAAAGGTTTGGCGAATTGGGCGGAATAAATCAAAAAACTGGAGATAATTCCAACAGAAACCCCCTGCGTAACAGCGATTATCCCCCCTGCAATACCTACAGCAATATAACAGATATTATTCACAAATCGGGTACTTGGGTTTACCATTGCGGAAGCGAACATAGCATGGGTAGCTGTTTTCCGTAGGCGGTCGGAAATATTGTTAAATTCTTCGCACTCCAGCCCTTCCCTACCAAACGCTTTGACAATCTTCTGATTACCTACAATCTCAGCGGCAAACGAAGATAATTCCCCAACCGACTGTTGCTGTCTGGTAAAGGTTTTCTGGCTAAACTTTGTAATAAAATATGCCACAATCAGGCAAATCGGCGTCAACACCAAAATGGTAACAGTAATTGTCACGTTCAGATAAAACATAAACGCCACTGCAGAAATCAGGGTAACAATTCCAGAAAACGCGTTGGTGATGGATACTGCCATAGCATCGCTGACACTATCTAAATCATTGGTAAAACGGCTAATAATATCCCCATGGGGATGGTTGTCGTAATAAGAAAGTGGCTGCAAATTTAAATTGTGGAAGGTATCCCGTCGCATATCCCGCACCACAAGGTAGGACACTTTATTGGCATAGCGGGAGATAAACCACTGGAACAAGGAGGAGATCACATAGATGGCCCCCAATCCAATCAGAATTTGAATCAGACCTGGAAAATCCACTGCGCCTGGACCATGGATGTAGTCAATGGCAACCCCATTCAGATAGGTAGCAGCCACTACGCCCAAGCTGCTAACCAAGGCACAAACCAACGCAAGCAGGATTTGAAACCAGTATTTTTTGGCGTATCCAAGCAAACGGCGAAAATTTTTCATCTTGTCCCTCCTCACTTGCTTTGAGATTGATAAATTTCTTGATAGGTTTCACAGGTTTGTAACAATTCCTCATGCTTCCCGTGTCCAACCAATTTTCCATCATCCAGCACCAGAATATGGTCCGCCAGAGTGACGGAACTGATCCGCTGGGAAACGATGATAATTGTCCCATTTTTCAGATATTCCCTTAAAGAGCGGCGCAGCTTCAGATCTGTCTGATAATCCAACGCACTCAAACTGTCGTCTAAAATTAACAAATCTGGCTTCCGAACTAATGCTCGGGCAATGGACAGCCGCTGCTGTTGTCCACCGGAAAAATTCTTACCACCCTCATGAATTTGGGAATGGATTCCCTTATTCAATGTCTTTACAAAATCATATGCTTGCGCAGCCTTCAGCGCCTCTATGATCTCCTGTTCTGTTGCATCCTCTTTTCCCCAACGAATATTGTCCGCAATGCTACCGGAGAATAGCACTGTCTTTTGGGGAACAATTGTGATTTTGGAGCGCAGATAATCCTGTGCTAACTGCTTCACTGGTTTGCCTCCAAACCTTACTTCCCCTTGGTTTACATCGTAAAACCGTGGAATCAAATTAATCAAGGTGGATTTCCCGCTTCCTGTGGTTCCCACAACCCCAAGGATATTTCCTACTGGCAAGGTAAATGAGATGTCCTCCAACACTTCTTTTTGGTTATACCCAAAGGAAACATGGTCAAACTCTACGAAAGGAGCGGTTGGATCTAGTTCCCTTTCCGCCTGTTGGTCTTTTACCGAAACATCACAAGTCAATACTTCATTGATTCGGTTGGCAGAAGCAGATGCTTTGGTAAACAACACTACCAAGTTTGCCACGATAATCAGTGCCATCAAAATTTGGGTGACATAGTTGATCAAAGCCACAATACTTCCCTGGGTTAAATTACCCGCATTTACGCTGATACCCCCAAAATAAAGCAGCACAATAATGCCAGCATTCATTACCACTGAGGTAATCGGGTTCATCAAAGCGGAAAGATTGGTAACATGGATATTCGCCCTAGCCAACTGTTCGGTTGCTTCGTCCATCCGTTCCCGTTCTTTTTCATGGCGGGCAAAAGCCCGGATTACCCTTACACCGCTTAAATTTTCCCGCAGAACCTGCCCTAACCGGTCCAATTTGCGTTGGGCGTTTTGATAAAGTGGAACCGTCTTTTTCATGATAACTACCAACACCAATACAAAGATAGGAATCAGCACCACAAACACCAGTGAAAGCTGTGGGTCAATATAAATCGACATCACCAGTGCGCCAACACACAAAAAAGGTGCCCTACTAACCAAACGGATCAAATAGGCAACTGCCATTACAACCTGGTTTACATCGTTGGTCAAACGGTTAATCAAAGTGGCGTTTCCAAATTGGTCCAGCTCCTGATAAGAAAGTTGGGATATTTTCTGGATCAATTCCCGGCGGATATCATTGCCAACGTTCTGGCAGGTAACAGACGCAAAATATTGGCATAACGTTGCCGAGCCAAGCCCTACAATAATAACACCCAGCATCAGTATCCCAGTTTTCCAAATATAAGGAATATCCATATTGTGTATCCCCACATCAATAATCCTCGCCATCAGCAAAGGTAGCAATAGTTCCAATATTGCTTCTACCAGTTTTGCAACAGACCCGATAATTGTCTGTTTTAAATAGGGGCGCAAAAATCTTTTTAGTTGAAACAAAACGAAATCACTCCAATTTTCCGATGATATTTCTCCCTTGTGACACTGTCCTATCAAACAGTTGCGTGGTATAATATTTATATAAATGATTAAACAAATTAAATTTCATCTTTATTTTATCGTTTGTTACTTGGCAGAAAATTATGCCAGGAAAGACGGTTTTTATTATACTAAAAATTTATGAATATTTTGTAAATACTTTATTGATTTATTTGACTAAAGCGCTAAAGCGTTGTATGATAGTAATTGTTAAGTAACGGAAAAACATATTGGAAGGTGGTATAAAATGGAATTCACACTGGATACCTTGAAAAAAGACGAACAGGTGTCTTTGAGTTTACGCAAACTGTATGAGCAGTTTGGCTATAAAAAATATAAAGTAAGCAAATTTGAAGCATATGAGCTTTACCTAGAAAACAAAAATTTTTTAAAAAGTGAGCAGATCATTACTTTTAATGACCTGGATGGAAAGTTGCTGGCATTAAAACCTGATGTGACACTGTCCATTATTAAAAACACCAACGCCAACCGTGAACAGACAGAAAAACTTTATTATATCGAAAACGTTTACCGTTTGTCCCGCCAAAATCATGAATATAAAGAGATTAACCAGATGGGATTGGAATACATAGGAGATGTTGACCTGTATGCCACGTTGGAAGTAATCCAACTGGCAATGGATAGCTTAACAGCGATTGATCCCAACTGTATTTTAGATATTTCCCATATGGGGTTTGTTTCCGGGTTATTTGATAGTCTCTCGGTCGAACACAGTGTAAAAATGCAACTGTTGGGTTGCCTCCGCTCCAAAAATCTGCACGACCTGAAACGAATTGTGGAGCAGGAACATATTTCTGATTTTTATCGGGATAAGCTGGAAAAAATTGCTGCTTTGGACGGGGAATTTGAATCCACCCTACAAGCGGCACAGGAATTGGTCATCAATGACAACATGCAGGATGCGGTAAATGAGCTTAAAGCCATTTATCAAATCATTTCCCAAAACCAACTTGCTCAACATATCCGGCTGGACTTTTCCATCATCCAAGATATCGATTACTACAACGGGATTATCTTCCAAGGATATGTACAAAAATCCCCAAGCGCAGTGCTTTCTGGCGGCAGGTATGATAACCTGCTAAAAAAATTCAACCGTGATGCAGGTGCCATCGGATTTGCGCTTTATCTAGATGAATTAAGCAGATATTACCCCGTTGCTATGGATTACGATGTGGATACCTTTGTTTTGTACCAAAATGATGCCGATTGCAATATACTCTCTCAGCAGATCAACAAGCTAGTTTCCTCTGGGGAACGGGTTCGGGCTGGAAAGCAGATTCCTGCTGACCTGCGTTATAAAAAACTGATGAAAATAAATGGAGATATTTTGGAGGAGGTGGATAGCCGTGCTTAATATCGCATTGCCAAAAGGACGTTTGGGGGATAAAGTTTACGAACTGTTCTCCAAAATCGGATACGACTGTAAATCCATCTATGAGGATAATCGGAAACTTATTTTTGAAAACCCGGAAAATGGTGTCCGCTATTTCCTGGTAAAACCCAGCGATGTTGCCATTTATGTCGAACATGGCGCCGCTGATGTTGGGGTTGTGGGTAAGGATATCCTGCTGGAAAGCGAACCGGATATCTACGAATTATTGGACTTGAACCTGGGAAAATGCCGGGTAGCTGTTGCAGCGAAAACAGATTATATTGAAGACACCGATAGGACGCTGCGGGTGGCAACAAAATTTGTTAACATCGCCAAACAGTATTATGCTTCCCTGAACAGAGAAATTGAAATCATCAAACTAAATGGTTCTATTGAACTGGCTCCGATTTTAGGGCTGTCCGATGTAATCGTGGACATTGTGGAAACCGGTACCACATTAAAGGAAAACAATTTGAAGGTATATAACGACATTGTTCCTATCAGTGCCCGTTTTATCGCAAACAAGTCCAGTTTTAAATTTAAAAACGACACAATTGAGCAAATGTTATCCAAACTGACGGGGGAATTGAACCAATGATAAAACTGTTTTATTCCAATGAAATGAAAGAATCCGATATTTTAAACCGGGAAATCCAAAATAACGACGAAGTGGAAGACATTGTAGCGGACATCATTAATGATGTCCGTGCCAATGGCGATCAGGCACTATTGGATTACTGCAAAAAATTTGACCATGCTGATTTAGATTCCTTGGAAGCATCCCAGGAAGAAATCGATGACGCCTACAATAGCATTGACCCTGAGTTTATCCAAACACTGAAGATGGCTCGGGACAATATTGAGGTGTTCCACCGCCAGCAGGTGCGTAAAAACTTTGTGATCAACGACAAGGAAGGTATTGTATTGGGACAAAAGGTAACTCCAATCGAAAAGGTTGGCTTGTATGTCCCAGGGGGAACAGCAAGCTATCCTTCTTCCGTATTGATGAATGCTGTCCCCGCTAAAATCGCAGGGGTGAAAGAGATTGTCATGACCACTCCTCCCAACCCAGACGGCAGTTTACCACAAGCGATTTTAGCCGCCGCAAAAGTAGCCGGTGTTACCCGCATTATCAAATCCGGTGGAGCACAGGCGGTGGCTGCATTGGCATACGGCACTGAAACCGTGCCAAAAGTGGATAAAATTGTAGGACCTGGCAACATTTTTGTAGCTACTGCAAAACGCCGAGTATATGGTATTGTGGATATTGACATGATTGCTGGTCCAAGTGAAATTCTAGTAATCGCAGACGGAAGCTGCAACCCGTCCTATGTAGCGGCGGATTTGCTCTCTCAGGCGGAACACGATAAACTGGCAACCGCTGTGCTGATTACAGACAGCAAAGTTTTGGCGGAAAAGGTACAACAGGAGTTGGAAGTACAGATTCCGCAACTGCTACGCAGTGAAATCGCACGGACTTCCATTGAACAAAACGGGAAAATTATTGTGGCCGATTCTATCCAGCAAGCAGTGGAAATCAGCAACCGTATTGCACCAGAACATCTGGAAATCTGTGTGGATGATCCATTTGCTGTACTAAATTCCATCCAAAATGCTGGCTCCATCTTCTTAGGGAAAAATGTTCCAGAAGCGTTGGGAGACTATTTCGCAGGGCCAAACCACACCCTCCCCACCAGTGGTACAGCCAGGTTTTCCTCTCCATTGTCAGTAGATGATTTTGTAAAAAAATCCTCTTTTATCTATTACACCAAAGACGCCCTTTCCCAAGTACAGGAACGGGTTGTGGATTTTGCCACCAGGGAAGGTCTTACAGGCCATGCAAAATCTGTATCCATCCGGTTTGAATCCTAGCTGATTGGAGTGATTGTTATGAGCCGGTTTTTAAGCCAGCGTTTTTCTCAAATAAAACCATATGTCCCTGGGGAACAACCCCAAGATACTGAATATATTAAACTGAACACCAATGAGTCCCCCTATCCTCCTTCTCCCCGTGTATTGCAGGTAGTTAACCAGAAAGAGGTGGAGAAATTAAGGCTGTATTCTGATCCAGAAGTAAAACAACTGATTCAGCAAATCGCTGATTTTTACCAGGTATCCACCGACCAGGTATTTGTAGGAAATGGTTCGGACGAGGTGTTGGCGTTTAGCTTTATGGCGTTCTGCGACCAGCAACAGCAAATTTGTTATCCCGATATTACCTATGGCTTTTATCAGGTATTCTGCCAGCTATTCGGATTGCAGCAAAACCCCATCCCTTTAAAACAGGATTTTACCGTGGATTATCAGGACTACTGCGATTGTGGGAAAAACATCGTAATCGCCAATCCCAATGCCCCAACCGGCTTGTCCTTATCATTAGAGGAGATCGAACAGATCCTGAAAACCAATCCAGACCATCTGGTGATGATTGACGAGGCATATGTGGATTTTGGCGGGACAACCTGCATCCCATTGTTAAAACAGTATTCCAATTTAATGGTAATCCAGACATTCTCCAAGTCCAGGAGCCTGGCCGGTGCCCGCCTTGGGTTCGCCATCTCCTCCCCTGAGATTATCCAGGATTTAAACAAAATAAAATTTTCTTACAATCCTTATAATGTCAACCGCCTGAGTATATTGGCAGGTTCCGCCGCTATGCAGGACCGTCTATACTGGGAATACTGTACTAACGAAGTAATCCAAACACGTAACAAGACAAAATGCGCTTTAGAACAATTAGGTTTTACTGTCCTGGATTCCAAAACCAATTTTCTGTTTGCCCGCTGCCCGAAAATCAGCGGTGAGGACTATTACAGCAAACTGAAACAGAACGGCATCCTGGTACGGCATTTTGACCAGGAACGGATTCAAGATTTTGTACGTATTACCATTGGCACACCGGCACAAATGGAGCAGTTCCTTCAGGTAACCAAAAGGCTGATGGAGGAGGAAACACAATGAGAAAAGTAACCATAGAACGGAATACAAACGAAACCCAAATTACCATCCAACTAAATCTGGATGGAACGGGACAATACCAGAATCAATCTGGCTGCGGCTTTTTAGATCATATGCTGGATTTATTCACACGGCATGGACGGTTTGATTTACAGGTATCCTGTAAGGGGGATACCTGGATTGATTACCACCACACCACAGAGGATATTGGCATTGCCTTAGGACAAGCCTTTTCCAAAGCGCTGGGTGATATGCGAGGAATCAACCGGTATGGCAGCTTTCTCCTTCCAATGGATGAAACCCTCATGCTGTGCGCTCTGGATTTCAGTGGGCGCAGCTATTTGAATTATGATGTTGCCATCCCAACAGCAAAAGTTGGGGATTTTGATACGGAATTGGTAGAAGAATTTATGCTGGGCTTTGTCCGTGCTGCTGGAACAACCCTGCATTTCAAGCAACTGGCGGGAAGTAATTCCCACCATATAATCGAAGCGATGTTCAAAGCGTTTGGCCGTACCTTAAAACAGGCTGTGGCAATCGACCAACAATATGCGGATGAAATCCCTTCTACAAAAGGATTACTAAAATAAATAGAAAGGAGCCACTTCCATGATTGCAATCATCGACTATGGCGTGGGAAACCTGTTTTCTCTCAGCAGTTCCCTTTCCTATTTAGGGCTGGAGAACACGATTACCCGTGACCCTCAGCAGATAGAACAAGCAGACCATATTATCCTCCCCGGTGTGGGTGCTTTTGCGGACGCCTATCAAAAATTGGAGCAGACCAACCTGATTGATACCATCAAGCAGCAAACCTACAACGGGAAACCACTGCTCGGTATCTGCCTAGGAATGCAGCTCTTATTTGATAAAAGCTATGAATATGGGGAACACAAAGGCTTAGGATTGATCCACGGGGAAGTATGCCCTATTCAAGACGATTTAACACAACCTTTGAAAGTACCCCATATTGGTTGGAACAGCCTGCATTTTCCAAAAGAAAACCCTCTGTTCCAATATAACAAAGAGGGAGATTACGTGTATTACGTCCACTCTTTTTACGCCAAAAACTGCCAGGAGGATACCATTGCTACCTCGGAATATGATATCACCATCACTGGGGCAGTCAATAAAGGCAGCGTGTACGGAACCCAGTTCCATCCAGAAAAAAGCGGCGAGGTTGGTTTAAAAATATTACGGGCATTCGCCGAACTGTAAAACGGAGGTTACCATGGAAATTTTTCCTGCAATAGATTTGAGAAACAGCCAGGTAGTACGGCTTACCCAAGGGGATTACAACAGGATGGATGTTTATTCTTCCAATCCTACGGAGATCGCCCAACAATTCAAACAAAAAGGGGCTACCAACCTACACGTAGTGGATTTGGATGGTGCGAAGGATGGCAAACTGGTCAATTTTAATACCATCCGTTCGATTGTGGAACAAGGCGGATTATTTGTAGAGGTTGGCGGTGGAATCCGTGACGAACAAAGGATTCAGCAATACCTTTCATTGGGGGTCAACCGGGTTATCTTGGGCACTGTCGCCATTACTAATTTTCCTTTTCTGCAACAGATGGTGGAAAAATACAAAGAGAAAATTGCCGTTGGAGTAGATGCGCGGGACGGCTATGTTGCCATCAACGGATGGAAAGAAATCACTGATACCAAATCAGTTGACTTTTGCCAGAAGTTGGCTGATATCGGGGTAAAAACCATAATTTATACCGACATCTCCAAAGATGGGCAGCTTTCTGGGACAAACCTGGAAATCTACCAGGAACTAAGCCAGATAAAAGGATTAGATATTGTGGCTTCCGGCGGCATTTCCTATGAAAAAGAAATTGTTCAATTAAAAAAAATGAATTTATACGCCGCCATTGTAGGCAAGGCGATTTATACCGATACCCTCCAGTTGGACCGTGTCATCCAGCTGGCAAAATAACGGAAAAGGAGGGCATAACATGATTACCAAGCGAATCATCCCCTGTTTGGACGTCCGCAATGGGCGCGTCGTAAAGGGGATTAATTTTGAAGGAATACAGGATGTTTCTTCTCCCGTAGAACTGGCAAAGTTCTACAATGAAAGCGGAGCTGACGAGCTGGTATTCTACGACATTACCGCTTCGGTGGAGGAACGCTCATTATTTACCGATATCCTCACCCAGGTTGCCAGCCAAATTTTTATCCCTCTGACAGTGGGGGGAGGCATCAATACCATTGAGGATTTTGACCGCGTGTTAAAATGCGGCGCGGATAAGGTAAGCGTCAATTCAGGTGCGATCAAAAACCCTAGTCTGATCGCACAGGCGGCAAAAAAATACGGTGACCAATGTGTAGTCTTATCCATGGATGTAAAACGGGTAGATGGAAAGTTCCGCCTGTTTGCCAAAGGAGGACGGGAAGATACCGGTATCGACGCTCTGGAATGGGCGCAGATGGGGGAACAAAACGGCGCCGGGGAACTGGTTGTCAACAGCATTGACACCGACGGAGTAAAGGATGGCTTTGACCTAGAAATGCTGCAAGCTGCGGCTGACCGAGTTTCCATCCCAATCATTGCTTCCGGCGGAGCTGGAAAAATGGAAGATTTCTCGAAACTATTTCACTCCATCCCCAAAGTAGACGCTGGTTTGGCAGCTTCTATCTTCCATTTTAAAGAAATTGCGATTCAAGATTTAAAACAGCACCTCCGTGAAAACGGGGTTGAAGTGCGTATGGTATAAAGGAGAATCATTATGACAAAAATTGAGGACTTAAAGTTTGACGCCAACGGTCTAATCCCCGCTGTTGTACAGGATTATTACACCAAAGCGGTATTAACCGTTGCTTATATGAACCAGGAAAGTTTAAAAATCAGCATGGAAGAAGGCAAAACCTGCTTTTGGAGCAGAAGCCGCCAAGAGTTATGGCGGAAAGGGGAAACCTCCGGAAACTACCAGCATATTGTCACCATCAAGTCCGACTGTGACAATGATGCTTTGGTCGTGGAAGTAGTAAAGGACGGTCCTGCCTGCCATTTAGGGACGGATTCCTGTTTCGAAAATTATCTGTATATCAGCCCGGAAATTAAAGAATTCTCCCTGGACTCCCTCTATGAATTGATTAAGGGAAGAAAAACAGATAAAAAAGAAGGCTCTTATACCACCTATCTGTTTGAAAAGGGAATTGACAAAATCCTGAAGAAAGTCGGGGAAGAATGCACCGAAGTAGTCATTGCTGGAAAAGGTGCGGACAAAAAGGAAACCATTTTTGAGATTGCTGACTTAACCTACCACGTAATGGTATTAATGGTGGAAATGGGAATTTCCCTAAGCGAAATCAAGGATGAACTGGCAAAACGTCATGTGATTGACCATAAGGTAAAACAAGAAAGGATGCAATAATGAAATTTTGCTCCAATGCTCACACCCACACCAATTTTTGTGATGGCAAAAACACAGCGGAAGAAATGGTTCTGGGTGCGATTCAAAAAGGGTTTACCTCATTAGGCTTTTCCGGCCATTCCTACCTGTCATTTGACAGCGGCTGGACCATGAGTGAGGAAGGTACCCAGGCATACTGCCAGGAGATCAACCGGTTAAAGCAAGCTTATCAATCCCAAATTTCCATCTCTTTGGGATTAGAATGGGATGCTTATTCAGATACGGTGGACCGCTCCCAGTTTGACTATATCATTGGTTCTATGCACTATTTGCGTAGCCCTGAAACTGGGATTCCATATACCTTCGAGGATACTCATGAAATGATGGAAGCCTGTCTCAATCAGGGATTCCATGGAGATGTAAAGGCAATGCTCCGTTCCTTTTATGAGCAAATGGGGGAACTCCCCCACTGGATGGATCCGGATATCATTGGGCATTTTGATATTATTACCAAGTTAAACAGAGGGAACCGTTATTTTGATGAGGATTCTCCCGAATATCAAAACATCGCTTTGCAGGGACTAGACAGGGCAATCGAAGCAGGCTGCCTGTTTGAAGTAAATACTGGGGGGATGTACCGGGGATATTGCGATAAACCCTACCCCGCCCCTTTTTTGCTAAAACGTTTGGCGGAAAAAAACGCAAAAGTCATCATCACCAGCGATGCCCACAACCCGGATTCTTTGGATTTTATGTTTCCAGAAATGGCAGAACTTTTAAAATCCTCTGGATTTTCTACCATTTATCAATTAGTTCAAGGAAAATGGACACCAACAAACATAGAATAGAACCGCTCTTTTTTGAGCGGTTTTTATTTTTACCCTGTTCCGTAAAATAAAATTTTTGCTCTACTAAGGAGGGCAAAGTTTTCATTGTAAATATTGAGCAATATAAAATAAGTAAATGATGTATTTGTATGTTTTAATTGGTATAATAATACTTATTTATAGATGGTGGGCTATATGAATAAATGAAATTTCAGTATACCTTGGATTTTTTGCTGAAATAAGCTCTTTTGAAAAAGGAAGATCTGTATGCTAAAAAACAGAAAAAGATTTATCTTCAACAAAAATATAGATATTTTATGAATTTATGAATTTTTATAAATATATTTGTAAACCTTGCTATAAGCATCTCTAAAATAATGACTATTATTTGTAGAACTATTGAATCAATCTCAAAAAAGTGTTAAA
This is a stretch of genomic DNA from Clostridium facile. It encodes these proteins:
- a CDS encoding histidinol-phosphatase produces the protein MKFCSNAHTHTNFCDGKNTAEEMVLGAIQKGFTSLGFSGHSYLSFDSGWTMSEEGTQAYCQEINRLKQAYQSQISISLGLEWDAYSDTVDRSQFDYIIGSMHYLRSPETGIPYTFEDTHEMMEACLNQGFHGDVKAMLRSFYEQMGELPHWMDPDIIGHFDIITKLNRGNRYFDEDSPEYQNIALQGLDRAIEAGCLFEVNTGGMYRGYCDKPYPAPFLLKRLAEKNAKVIITSDAHNPDSLDFMFPEMAELLKSSGFSTIYQLVQGKWTPTNIE